One stretch of Fibrobacter sp. DNA includes these proteins:
- a CDS encoding DUF971 domain-containing protein — protein sequence MIQPKKVFRTADGKLGFEWTDGSRGACSIRKLRCACPCALCVDEHTGVKLLDDSTVPEDIKLVKVQSVGRYAASLAFSDGHNSGIYPYDKLKELTDLA from the coding sequence ATGATCCAGCCTAAGAAAGTTTTTAGAACCGCCGACGGCAAGCTTGGTTTTGAATGGACCGACGGTAGCCGCGGGGCCTGTTCCATCCGCAAGCTGCGTTGTGCATGCCCCTGCGCCCTGTGTGTGGATGAGCATACCGGCGTGAAGCTTTTGGACGATTCCACTGTGCCAGAAGACATTAAGTTGGTGAAGGTCCAGTCTGTTGGCCGCTATGCAGCCTCTCTGGCTTTTAGCGACGGCCATAATTCTGGAATTTACCCTTATGATAAATTGAAGGAATTGACGGATTTGGCTTAA
- a CDS encoding RNA polymerase sigma factor RpoD/SigA: protein MSDANEALYFRDLNRFPTLTPQEESALLTIIKTGSTEEIRKSALQRLIRGNLRFVVSVARKYQGRGLSLLDLINEGNLGLFKAAKRFDMDKDVKFISYAVWWIRQSIQKALFEQVGAVRIPPNKLALVNRFKRALMQNDGDYDKTIAMDEFSPFERDIVEVMEKIVDISLDAPIGDSTTVSSSSESVSTLMDVLGSEGNQDEDMEREERKKLIQETLSSLPQREEEILRMFYGLDTVEDTTLKDIGEDLKLSRERVRQIKNKTLRRLQKSKEHKEKLADFLED, encoded by the coding sequence ATGAGTGATGCAAACGAAGCCCTCTATTTCCGAGACTTGAATCGGTTCCCGACACTGACTCCCCAGGAGGAGTCGGCTCTCCTGACCATTATCAAGACCGGATCCACCGAAGAAATTCGTAAGTCCGCCCTGCAGCGCTTGATTCGCGGTAACCTCCGTTTCGTGGTTAGCGTGGCTCGCAAGTACCAGGGCCGTGGACTTTCTCTCTTGGATTTGATCAACGAAGGTAACTTGGGCTTGTTCAAGGCGGCCAAGCGCTTCGATATGGACAAGGACGTGAAGTTCATCTCCTACGCAGTGTGGTGGATTCGTCAGTCCATTCAGAAGGCTTTGTTTGAACAAGTGGGCGCGGTCCGAATTCCGCCTAACAAGCTTGCCTTGGTAAACCGTTTTAAGCGCGCCTTGATGCAGAACGACGGTGACTACGATAAGACCATCGCCATGGATGAATTCTCTCCCTTTGAAAGGGACATCGTGGAAGTCATGGAAAAGATCGTGGATATTTCCTTGGATGCTCCTATCGGCGACAGCACCACAGTTTCTAGCAGCAGCGAATCCGTTAGCACCCTCATGGACGTTCTTGGCTCCGAAGGCAACCAGGACGAAGACATGGAAAGGGAAGAACGCAAGAAGTTGATCCAGGAAACCCTGTCCTCCTTGCCACAGCGTGAAGAAGAAATTTTGCGTATGTTCTACGGTCTGGATACCGTTGAAGATACCACCTTGAAAGACATCGGCGAAGACTTGAAGCTGAGCCGTGAACGTGTCCGCCAGATCAAGAACAAGACTTTGCGTCGCTTGCAGAAGAGCAAGGAACACAAGGAAAAGCTGGCTGACTTTTTGGAAGATTAA
- a CDS encoding tetratricopeptide repeat protein, translating to MAKKTSGAQKAAYLFLALCCGALLAFAGWRAYDIYGPSKITVGGVPYGLPAGSSVPRGDAPDMADAVSKSPIQVQTELRRATELFRSGMYGSAYDIYDGVVALYPDLLPAIWGEVNTTFEMGQLSENQHDRQALLVGKLQGKYPGTGIATYLDSRNFYAAGNETAALELARAATEKAPSLIEARLWFAQLLMNNSRLLQAAGELRTVISLSNGEAPKAYELLAEIYHQNGLLDSCSAIVDYALSQYPMNVRLLLLQGFLNEYQGNFDAAEKLYQRILAFRPDYGPAKEAAASIGEKTPPGPSNGGAMSPQERAQTACDILEPLVERYPENLPLREALGRAYMKGRYFDRARQQFQEIQKADPEYPDIRQLVQETNAVRVAPVVKNDGLTANLNRAIDSLRGNSMPSTKHDFSTMLGHYLVRYGATPKEFFKKYSISNFRPVANNVWQESFYTAPYLHTYTVVFDSLNHFKEVHVVVFDSSSNSNHLGIAPEVFTRLLKQNSRISGIGNSTGETDCGDDLILDAAVWETQDNFELLARVVGKPAEVRMIRFDKSALPPGLKLCDYAKYLNQY from the coding sequence ATGGCTAAAAAAACTTCGGGAGCACAGAAGGCCGCATACCTGTTTTTGGCTTTGTGTTGCGGTGCGCTGCTGGCTTTTGCCGGCTGGCGCGCTTATGATATTTATGGACCGTCTAAAATCACGGTTGGTGGTGTACCTTACGGTTTGCCGGCTGGTTCTTCCGTACCTCGTGGTGACGCTCCTGATATGGCCGATGCTGTTTCCAAGTCCCCGATCCAGGTTCAAACAGAACTGCGTCGTGCAACGGAACTTTTCCGCTCCGGCATGTATGGTTCTGCCTACGATATCTATGATGGCGTCGTGGCTCTTTACCCGGACCTGCTCCCTGCAATCTGGGGCGAAGTGAACACCACGTTTGAAATGGGACAGCTTTCGGAAAACCAGCACGACCGTCAAGCTTTGCTGGTTGGAAAGCTTCAGGGCAAGTATCCGGGAACTGGCATTGCCACTTACCTGGATAGCCGAAATTTCTATGCCGCAGGTAATGAGACTGCAGCTCTGGAGCTGGCCCGCGCTGCGACGGAAAAGGCTCCTTCCCTTATTGAAGCCAGACTTTGGTTTGCTCAGCTCCTGATGAACAATTCCAGGTTGCTCCAGGCGGCTGGTGAACTCCGCACTGTAATCAGCCTTTCCAACGGGGAAGCTCCCAAGGCCTACGAACTGCTGGCTGAAATTTATCACCAGAACGGCTTGCTGGACAGCTGCTCCGCTATCGTGGACTACGCACTTTCCCAGTATCCCATGAACGTCCGCTTGCTTTTGCTGCAGGGCTTCCTCAACGAATACCAAGGCAACTTTGATGCCGCTGAAAAACTTTACCAGCGTATCCTGGCTTTCCGTCCCGACTATGGTCCTGCTAAGGAGGCAGCAGCATCTATTGGCGAAAAGACTCCTCCGGGCCCGAGCAACGGTGGTGCAATGTCTCCCCAGGAAAGGGCTCAGACTGCCTGCGATATCTTGGAACCGCTGGTAGAACGTTACCCGGAAAACCTGCCTTTGCGCGAAGCTTTGGGCCGTGCCTACATGAAGGGCCGCTACTTTGACCGCGCACGTCAGCAGTTCCAGGAAATTCAGAAGGCCGATCCGGAATATCCGGATATCCGTCAGCTGGTTCAGGAAACGAACGCAGTGCGTGTGGCTCCTGTCGTGAAAAATGACGGCTTGACCGCAAACTTGAACCGAGCTATCGACAGCTTGCGCGGAAACAGCATGCCGTCTACGAAGCATGATTTCTCGACCATGCTTGGTCATTACCTTGTTCGTTATGGCGCTACTCCGAAGGAATTCTTCAAGAAGTATTCCATCAGCAATTTCCGACCGGTTGCTAATAACGTATGGCAGGAATCTTTCTATACGGCTCCTTACCTGCACACCTATACGGTAGTCTTCGATTCCCTGAATCACTTCAAGGAAGTCCACGTGGTAGTCTTTGACTCTTCTTCCAATTCCAACCATTTGGGAATTGCTCCGGAAGTGTTCACTCGCTTGCTCAAGCAGAACTCTAGAATTTCCGGTATCGGTAATAGCACTGGAGAAACCGATTGTGGAGACGATCTTATCTTGGATGCTGCAGTCTGGGAAACTCAGGACAACTTTGAATTATTGGCCCGAGTGGTTGGTAAACCTGCAGAAGTGCGCATGATTCGTTTTGACAAGTCCGCATTGCCGCCTGGCTTGAAACTCTGCGATTACGCCAAGTATTTGAACCAATATTGA
- a CDS encoding tetratricopeptide repeat protein yields MRGIRIIALALAAFALEGCTCCAYLNHMFNAERLYDEASEMRQARQDSVPDSETSLPGSDERVKYDKVIEKGSRVLERFPKNTKRTAEAVFLIGESYRHKQEWGKAITKYDEFERYFSENDSMATVEYQRAYCLYRNGEYNISRFALEPVVSRKDHPYYFQGLNLLSLLDEKADFPEQAIASLEAVLADTSGTPFMRAKAHFRLAGLYFKMEEWGKAREHYTAKEISQLNVRERQTSGEQAAECLVKQKDFLKAADEFKELYKNEEFAAARSLYLVRIGEVTLMAEKYADAIVILQKVNDEYPRTEYSSRSYYTLGDYEQNKKMDYENAIAYYDSSFMARSICEWGMESRNRRDALKRLLAMRNQNDSLRKKDSIPNMTGFFSSEFQIAELFLFKLDEVDSAVTRLSAIIEESKDSVQVLKATYAKAFILDEFLHDPDAAEEIYKEIVEKYPDTEYGKQAQANLGMRVTLKTREDLARDRYLVAESLWTIASEMPVDQMDLVDSAYASAFNAFDSLYQEYPETQSGAQALYMKSIYFRMNPDRVDSVVANLKTLSETHPQTPWGREAAKLLNSRITITDKDLERLRKRVKNSEEHIERLSAQYYENLGRKPEEKKVEVKSKEEEILENTYNSMYDFE; encoded by the coding sequence ATGCGTGGAATTCGAATAATCGCTTTAGCTTTGGCAGCCTTTGCTTTGGAAGGCTGTACTTGCTGCGCTTATTTGAACCACATGTTCAATGCTGAACGTCTTTACGATGAAGCTTCTGAGATGCGTCAGGCTCGTCAGGATTCTGTGCCTGATTCAGAAACTTCTCTCCCCGGTTCTGATGAACGAGTCAAGTATGATAAGGTCATTGAAAAAGGCTCTCGCGTTCTTGAACGTTTCCCCAAGAATACGAAGCGTACGGCCGAAGCTGTGTTCCTGATTGGTGAGTCTTATCGCCACAAGCAGGAATGGGGGAAGGCCATCACCAAGTACGATGAGTTTGAACGCTATTTCTCTGAAAATGATTCCATGGCTACGGTGGAATATCAGCGTGCCTACTGCTTGTACAGAAATGGCGAATACAACATTAGCCGCTTTGCCCTTGAACCTGTTGTTTCAAGGAAGGATCATCCCTACTATTTCCAGGGATTGAATCTTTTGTCCCTTTTGGATGAAAAGGCAGACTTTCCGGAACAGGCTATTGCTTCCTTGGAGGCTGTCCTTGCTGACACCTCGGGAACACCCTTCATGCGAGCAAAGGCTCACTTTAGACTTGCCGGACTTTACTTCAAGATGGAAGAATGGGGCAAGGCTCGTGAACACTACACTGCAAAAGAAATTTCCCAGCTTAATGTGAGAGAACGTCAAACGTCTGGCGAACAGGCCGCGGAATGCTTGGTCAAGCAGAAGGATTTCTTGAAGGCTGCCGACGAGTTCAAGGAACTGTACAAGAACGAAGAGTTCGCTGCTGCTCGTTCCTTGTATCTGGTTCGTATCGGCGAAGTGACCTTGATGGCGGAAAAGTACGCCGATGCAATCGTCATTTTGCAAAAGGTGAACGACGAATATCCGCGCACGGAATACTCTTCCCGTAGTTACTATACCTTGGGCGATTACGAACAGAACAAGAAGATGGATTATGAAAATGCTATTGCCTATTACGACAGTAGCTTTATGGCAAGAAGCATTTGCGAATGGGGCATGGAAAGCCGCAATCGTCGTGATGCGCTGAAGCGTCTCCTTGCCATGCGTAACCAGAACGATTCCTTGCGTAAAAAAGATTCCATTCCTAATATGACGGGCTTCTTCAGTTCTGAATTCCAAATTGCAGAATTGTTCCTGTTCAAGTTGGATGAAGTGGATAGCGCCGTTACCCGATTGTCAGCCATTATCGAGGAATCCAAGGATAGCGTTCAGGTTTTGAAGGCTACTTATGCCAAGGCATTTATTTTGGATGAATTCCTGCACGACCCTGATGCCGCTGAAGAAATCTACAAGGAAATTGTTGAAAAGTATCCGGACACGGAATATGGTAAGCAGGCCCAGGCTAACTTGGGTATGCGTGTCACTTTGAAGACTCGCGAAGATTTGGCTAGAGACCGTTATCTGGTGGCAGAAAGCTTGTGGACCATCGCTTCCGAAATGCCTGTGGATCAAATGGACTTGGTTGATTCTGCCTATGCATCTGCATTCAATGCCTTTGATAGTTTGTATCAGGAATATCCTGAAACGCAATCCGGGGCTCAGGCTCTTTACATGAAGAGCATCTACTTCCGAATGAATCCGGATCGTGTGGACAGCGTCGTCGCCAATTTGAAAACACTCAGTGAAACTCATCCTCAGACTCCGTGGGGCAGGGAAGCTGCAAAGCTGCTGAATTCCCGAATCACAATTACAGACAAGGATCTGGAACGTCTCCGCAAGCGTGTCAAGAACAGCGAAGAACATATTGAAAGACTTTCTGCTCAGTATTACGAAAACCTCGGTAGAAAGCCTGAAGAAAAGAAGGTCGAGGTCAAGAGCAAGGAAGAAGAAATTCTCGAGAATACGTACAACAGCATGTACGACTTCGAATAA
- the prmC gene encoding peptide chain release factor N(5)-glutamine methyltransferase, producing the protein MATPANNGPMTVLEILNRTKVFFEKKGVPDPLLDAQHIISFGLQMKNRMDLYLNFEKPLTSAELDTLRPLVARRANREPLQHIIGDTSFRGFIIKCDARALIPRSETEDIVDMVKNSVKEVESPFVVEIGTGSGCIAISCVKEMETAKVLACDVSEDALALARENAEANELNSDKLVFAQGDLLNAVTAETLASAGYSADKKIDCLVANLPYIPDSEKGKLQPEVDKFDPALALYGGADGLELVRKLLQQSENRLRSGAMIFLEIGSEQAEVLKAEASNYPWLEFAGIHKDYCDNIRFVSYKAK; encoded by the coding sequence ATGGCAACACCCGCAAATAACGGTCCCATGACGGTTCTTGAAATTTTGAACCGCACCAAGGTCTTCTTTGAAAAGAAAGGCGTTCCTGATCCTCTGCTGGACGCACAGCACATCATCAGTTTCGGCCTCCAGATGAAGAACCGCATGGATCTTTACCTGAACTTCGAAAAGCCCTTGACTTCGGCGGAACTGGACACCCTCCGCCCGCTGGTGGCACGCCGCGCCAACCGCGAACCGTTGCAGCACATCATCGGCGATACAAGTTTCCGCGGATTCATTATCAAGTGCGACGCTAGAGCCCTCATTCCTCGTTCTGAAACCGAAGACATCGTGGACATGGTGAAGAACAGCGTGAAGGAAGTTGAATCTCCCTTCGTGGTGGAAATCGGAACCGGTTCCGGCTGCATCGCCATCTCCTGCGTCAAGGAAATGGAAACCGCCAAGGTTCTGGCCTGCGATGTTTCCGAAGACGCATTGGCACTGGCTCGCGAAAATGCAGAAGCCAACGAGCTGAACAGCGACAAGCTGGTCTTTGCTCAGGGAGACTTGCTGAACGCCGTTACTGCCGAAACTCTCGCCTCCGCAGGCTACAGCGCCGACAAGAAGATTGACTGCCTGGTGGCAAACCTCCCCTACATTCCGGATTCCGAAAAGGGAAAGCTCCAGCCGGAAGTGGACAAGTTCGACCCGGCCCTCGCCCTCTACGGTGGTGCCGACGGTCTGGAACTGGTTCGCAAGCTCCTCCAGCAGTCCGAAAACCGCCTCCGCAGCGGCGCCATGATTTTCCTGGAAATCGGATCCGAGCAGGCAGAAGTTTTGAAGGCCGAAGCCTCCAACTATCCTTGGCTGGAATTCGCAGGTATTCATAAAGACTACTGCGACAACATCCGCTTCGTAAGCTACAAGGCTAAGTAA
- the prfA gene encoding peptide chain release factor 1, giving the protein MKDKARKLIEKYEELESELGNPDVLGDQARYNKIHKQYKGIEKAVIKAKEYLQMVNDQEEWKMALGDSDPEMVAMAKSELSSIEKALPGLTDELQILMVPKDPWDFRNATIEIRGGTGGDESALFAGDLFRMYRAYCEKMGWKITIQDLSEGTVGGYKEIRAYIEGDSVYGTLKFESGVHRVQRVPETETQGRVHTSAATVAILPEAEEVDVEIREADIHMDTYRSSGAGGQYINKTDSAVRLTHIPTGVVVSCQTERSQLQNRLHAMEMLRSKILDEVIAKKEREEAASRKALVGTGDRSAKIRTYNYPQNRVTDHRIGLTLYNLDQVVAGDLQEVINGLQMANAQEKLGKFQA; this is encoded by the coding sequence ATGAAAGATAAAGCACGTAAACTCATTGAAAAGTACGAAGAACTGGAATCCGAATTGGGCAATCCCGATGTTCTTGGTGACCAGGCTCGTTACAACAAGATCCATAAGCAGTACAAGGGTATTGAAAAGGCCGTGATCAAGGCCAAGGAATACCTGCAGATGGTCAACGACCAGGAAGAATGGAAGATGGCTCTGGGCGATTCCGACCCGGAAATGGTTGCCATGGCCAAGTCTGAACTGAGTTCCATCGAAAAGGCACTGCCGGGTCTTACCGACGAATTGCAGATTCTCATGGTTCCCAAGGATCCGTGGGACTTCCGTAACGCAACTATCGAAATTCGTGGCGGTACCGGCGGTGACGAATCCGCACTGTTCGCTGGCGACCTCTTCCGTATGTACCGCGCCTATTGCGAAAAGATGGGCTGGAAGATCACCATCCAGGACCTGAGCGAAGGTACTGTGGGCGGCTACAAGGAAATCCGCGCCTACATCGAAGGCGATAGCGTTTACGGCACATTGAAGTTTGAAAGTGGCGTTCACCGCGTGCAGCGCGTGCCGGAAACTGAAACCCAGGGCCGTGTTCACACCTCTGCGGCAACTGTCGCAATCCTTCCGGAAGCAGAAGAAGTGGACGTTGAAATTCGCGAAGCCGACATTCACATGGACACCTACCGTTCCAGTGGTGCTGGCGGTCAGTACATTAACAAGACTGACTCCGCAGTGCGTTTGACCCATATTCCCACAGGCGTGGTGGTGAGCTGCCAGACTGAACGTTCTCAGTTGCAGAACCGCTTGCACGCTATGGAAATGCTCCGTTCCAAGATTTTGGACGAAGTCATCGCCAAGAAGGAACGTGAAGAAGCGGCCAGCCGTAAGGCCCTCGTGGGTACCGGCGACCGCTCCGCCAAGATCCGTACTTACAACTATCCGCAGAACCGCGTGACCGATCACCGCATCGGCCTCACCTTGTACAACCTGGACCAGGTTGTAGCAGGCGACCTTCAGGAAGTCATCAACGGCCTCCAGATGGCTAACGCTCAGGAAAAGTTGGGCAAGTTCCAGGCTTAG
- the gltS gene encoding sodium/glutamate symporter, which yields MFTLSLDMYQTLALAVIVLVFGANLKKKIKFLEKFCIPSPVVGGIVFACISCILYKLNLLEFQFDETLKSICMMVFFTSVGFNANLKILKSGGINLILLLICVCVLIVFQNSLAVFLAKLLHVSPLVGLSAGSISMVGGHGTAGAFGPVLEDFGMEGATTLCTAAATFGLVAGSLMGGPLGRKLILKRDLLKSAKTEDKTELKEEQSKYKRSAKRYSTAAFQLAIAMGFGTLVSTLLSKTGMTFPAYIGAMIVAAIMRNICEYSSKYEVHMGEISDVGGICLSLFLGIAMITLKLWQLTSLALPLVVLLCAQTLLMFLFAYFIVFNVMGRDYDAAVLSAGVCGFGMGATPNAMANMQAITNRFAPAVKPYLLVPIVGSMFADFINSLCITFFINQF from the coding sequence ATGTTCACATTATCTTTAGACATGTACCAGACCTTGGCCCTGGCCGTCATCGTTCTCGTCTTCGGCGCCAACCTGAAAAAGAAAATCAAGTTCCTGGAAAAGTTCTGCATTCCCTCCCCGGTGGTGGGTGGCATTGTATTCGCTTGTATTTCCTGCATTTTGTACAAGCTAAATCTTCTGGAATTCCAGTTTGACGAAACCTTGAAATCCATCTGCATGATGGTGTTCTTCACCTCCGTAGGTTTCAACGCCAACTTGAAGATTTTGAAGAGCGGTGGCATCAACCTGATTCTCCTCCTGATCTGCGTCTGCGTGCTTATCGTATTCCAGAATTCCCTGGCAGTTTTCCTGGCCAAGTTGCTTCACGTAAGCCCGCTGGTAGGCCTTTCCGCAGGTTCCATCTCCATGGTGGGCGGCCACGGTACCGCAGGCGCCTTCGGCCCGGTCCTTGAAGATTTCGGCATGGAAGGAGCCACCACCCTCTGCACCGCTGCAGCAACCTTCGGCCTTGTGGCAGGTTCTCTCATGGGTGGCCCCCTGGGTCGCAAGCTCATCCTCAAGCGCGATCTTCTGAAGTCCGCCAAAACCGAAGACAAGACAGAACTTAAGGAAGAGCAGAGCAAGTACAAGCGTTCCGCAAAGCGCTACTCCACCGCAGCCTTCCAGCTGGCCATCGCCATGGGCTTCGGCACTTTGGTTTCCACCCTTCTTTCCAAAACCGGCATGACCTTCCCCGCCTACATCGGCGCCATGATCGTTGCCGCCATCATGCGTAACATTTGCGAATACAGCAGCAAGTACGAAGTCCACATGGGTGAAATCAGCGACGTGGGTGGCATCTGCCTTTCATTGTTCCTGGGCATCGCCATGATCACCCTGAAGCTCTGGCAGCTCACCTCCCTGGCCTTGCCTTTGGTGGTGTTGCTCTGCGCACAGACCTTGCTCATGTTCCTGTTCGCCTACTTCATCGTGTTCAATGTGATGGGTCGCGATTACGATGCCGCGGTACTTTCCGCCGGCGTTTGCGGTTTCGGCATGGGTGCAACCCCCAACGCCATGGCCAACATGCAGGCCATCACCAACCGTTTCGCCCCCGCCGTGAAGCCCTACCTGCTGGTCCCCATCGTAGGAAGTATGTTTGCAGACTTCATTAACAGCCTCTGTATCACCTTCTTCATCAATCAGTTCTAG
- a CDS encoding TAXI family TRAP transporter solute-binding subunit gives MKASTFAFKIATAAILVAATVFTTSCNSEKQNIRFGSGNKGGLYDKFANSFAETFNKANGSIQIQVKNTSGTSANIRLIEEGFIDFGIVQADILKDYLMRSRMRHAIAAVAGLYTESIQIVVAGDSEIKSVADLVGKRVAVGEEESGVLRNAEIILESYGISLDKVDAKKLSFKESADALKAGEIDAFFCTAGIPTPSISELANSKNIRLLSIGEADAARIMGLHPELTASVIPAGTYAGQEADLQTLGAKAVLVANQLIDNATVAKVAESVFAIAAANIASASTANSIAVATALENATANIPVAFHPGAAAFYASKNAKVEVVEPLQARGPIPSTGD, from the coding sequence ATGAAAGCATCGACTTTTGCATTCAAGATAGCTACCGCGGCAATTCTTGTCGCAGCAACAGTTTTTACAACATCCTGCAATTCCGAAAAGCAGAACATCCGTTTCGGTTCCGGCAACAAGGGCGGTCTTTACGATAAGTTCGCCAACAGTTTTGCTGAAACTTTTAACAAGGCAAACGGCAGCATTCAAATTCAGGTGAAGAACACCTCTGGAACTTCCGCAAACATCCGCCTCATTGAAGAAGGTTTCATTGACTTCGGTATTGTCCAGGCCGATATTTTGAAAGACTACTTGATGCGCAGCCGCATGCGTCACGCCATCGCCGCTGTAGCTGGACTTTACACCGAATCCATCCAGATCGTGGTGGCAGGCGATTCTGAAATCAAGTCCGTTGCTGATCTCGTCGGCAAACGCGTCGCCGTGGGTGAAGAAGAATCCGGCGTGCTTCGCAATGCAGAAATCATTTTGGAATCCTACGGAATTTCTTTGGACAAGGTGGACGCCAAAAAACTCAGTTTCAAGGAATCTGCCGACGCTTTAAAGGCTGGCGAAATTGACGCCTTCTTCTGCACCGCAGGTATTCCCACCCCCTCTATTAGCGAACTTGCAAACAGCAAGAACATTCGCCTTCTTTCCATCGGCGAAGCTGACGCCGCTCGCATCATGGGCCTCCATCCGGAACTTACTGCAAGCGTCATTCCCGCAGGCACCTACGCAGGCCAGGAAGCCGACCTGCAAACCCTTGGGGCAAAGGCTGTTCTCGTAGCAAACCAACTGATAGACAACGCCACCGTAGCTAAGGTCGCCGAATCCGTTTTCGCAATCGCCGCAGCAAACATTGCATCCGCCTCCACGGCCAATTCCATTGCCGTAGCCACCGCACTTGAAAATGCCACCGCAAATATTCCCGTAGCCTTCCATCCGGGCGCAGCAGCATTCTACGCCAGCAAGAACGCTAAAGTAGAAGTCGTCGAACCCCTCCAGGCCCGCGGTCCCATTCCCTCTACAGGCGACTAA
- the tsaA gene encoding tRNA (N6-threonylcarbamoyladenosine(37)-N6)-methyltransferase TrmO: MEIKPIGTFFGDAVYKYDAPRQGRLFAGHPGRIVLNAGCNFEMALRDLEGFERIWVLFQFHENEGWRPTTRPPVPPKGKDRVGTFASRSPYRPNPIGLSCVRLLKIEGLTLYVDEADLLNESPIIDIKPYIPMADAFPDAKAGWVEEQDGERWIVETSETFAAQNKWICENSSFDLMSFADVQLGRGGFGEGALDGTRRRLVLDEKKSTGVLAYRTFRIDFNYNDDVKSVCLLNIRSGYKPEELAEGAEDKYGDKQLHREFLKLFHPEYRIG, from the coding sequence ATGGAAATTAAACCCATCGGAACATTTTTTGGCGATGCTGTATACAAGTACGACGCTCCCCGACAGGGCCGTCTTTTTGCAGGACATCCTGGTCGCATTGTCTTGAATGCTGGATGTAATTTTGAAATGGCCCTCCGTGACTTGGAAGGCTTTGAACGCATTTGGGTGCTGTTCCAGTTTCATGAAAATGAAGGATGGCGCCCAACAACCCGCCCGCCAGTTCCGCCCAAGGGAAAGGATCGCGTTGGCACTTTTGCCAGCCGTTCGCCTTATCGCCCCAATCCCATTGGATTGAGCTGTGTTCGCCTGCTGAAAATTGAAGGCCTTACGCTTTACGTGGATGAAGCGGATCTGCTGAACGAATCACCTATCATTGATATTAAACCTTACATTCCCATGGCAGATGCTTTCCCTGATGCAAAAGCTGGTTGGGTAGAAGAGCAGGATGGGGAACGATGGATTGTGGAAACTTCGGAAACATTTGCTGCTCAAAATAAATGGATTTGTGAAAACAGTTCCTTTGACTTGATGAGTTTTGCAGATGTTCAGCTAGGTCGTGGCGGCTTTGGTGAAGGCGCTCTTGATGGAACCCGGCGTCGTCTTGTTCTAGATGAAAAAAAAAGCACTGGGGTGCTGGCTTATCGCACGTTCCGCATAGATTTCAATTATAATGACGATGTAAAATCTGTTTGTCTTCTAAATATTCGTTCGGGATATAAACCGGAAGAATTAGCAGAAGGTGCAGAAGACAAGTACGGTGATAAACAGCTACACCGTGAATTTTTGAAACTGTTCCATCCGGAATATCGGATTGGATAA